The Coffea eugenioides isolate CCC68of chromosome 8, Ceug_1.0, whole genome shotgun sequence genome has a segment encoding these proteins:
- the LOC113781171 gene encoding probable LRR receptor-like serine/threonine-protein kinase At3g47570 has translation MEPQTIMSWGFWSLSRSILVLFLVLVAMNLSAKSNASAVDGFRNDTDRLALLEFKHQILDDPHGVLSSWNHSEHHCQWQGITCDTRHQRVTALTLAGKSLSGTFSPHIGNLSFMKSIQLGANLFHGEIPQEIGRLFRLRFLNLSGNTFSGEIPVNLSHCSQITTISLSRNRLQGKIPVELGNLKKLESLYLSTNYLTGEIPSSIGNLSSLISLYLVFNNLEGFLPKEIGSLTRLSELVATTNQLSGTVPDSIYNISTMTNFLLGGNFFHGSIPTYIGLTFKNLQTLSLGKNNFFGRIPVSITNISGLNALDLSDNKFEGQVPINIGDLSNLQFFNLGGNILGSNSTRDLIFISSLTNNSNLRTFAIDGNNFGGTIPKVLTNLSYQLTGLGMGANQLSGTIPEGFGNFFNLYAFDMSSNHLSGEIPSDFSKFKNLQFLGLNQNRLSGEILYNLCNVTTLFHLDLSSNLFEGHNIVGNILMNCQNLQELDISQNKLSGVIPPLFFEMHASLVYINMGNNTFNGSLPLEVGKLIHLVVFNISYNMFSGEIPTSLADCLDLEHLRMEANFFHGMIPSKLPSLTGIQEIDLSSNSLTGQIPRDLGKLQSLKYLNLSYNDLVGEIPTSGIFANASQVTLIGNHKLCGGIPELALPTCPMIKPKNNKKSKVIVVLSTVLPVMVLAIGTIFLYYAVHQRRDRRKKDSSTMHTGGEKLLRVSYFELKHATAEFSADNLVGSGSFGVVYKGRLDQHANRVVAVKVLDVQRNGASKSFKAECRVLRNIRHRNLVSILTYCSSIDSKGHEFKAVVYEFMENGSLDMWLHPESAERMKSRNLNFHQRLSIALEVASALDYLHNHSEVAIVHCDLKPSNILLDKDLVAHVGDFGLARLLPRNTVSSSQEGTSSSVVLKGTIGYAAPEYGLGLEASTQGDVYSYGMLLLEMFTGRRPTDAAFVDDLDLHNCVKMALPEQVWKIVDPSLLPEEVEQNRQVYQVDAEDEDVRLSGDINKVQKCLVSIFQVGLGCSQKSSKDRTDMKQVTRELHLIRDAFQRC, from the exons ATGGAGCCTCAAACTATCATGTCTTGGGGGTTTTGGTCATTATCAAGAAGCATTTTGGTTCTCTTTCTAGTTTTAGTTGCCATGAATTTGTCAGCAAAAAGTAATGCTTCAGCAGTTGATGGATTTCGAAATGACACCGATCGACTTGCTCTGCTTGAATTCAAACATCAGATACTTGATGATCCGCATGGAGTGCTGAGCTCCTGGAATCATTCTGAGCACCATTGCCAATGGCAAGGCATCACATGTGATACTCGACATCAGAGAGTCACAGCCTTAACATTGGCTGGCAAGAGCCTGTCTGGAACCTTCTCTCCACATATAGGAAATCTCAGCTTCATGAAGTCTATCCAGCTCGGGGCAAATCTGTTCCATGGTGAGATTCCACAAGAAATCGGTCGCCTGTTCCGGCTAAGATTTCTCAATTTGTCAGGAAACACCTTCAGTGGAGAAATCCCTGTTAATCTGAGCCATTGCTCACAGATAACAACCATTAGTCTATCCAGGAACAGATTACAAGGGAAAATTCCTGTTGAGCTAGGCAATCTGAAGAAGCTTGAAAGTCTTTATCTTTCAACTAACTATTTGACAGGAGAAATCCCTTCATCCATTGGGAATCTGTCATCATTGATATCACTCTACCTTGTATTCAACAATTTGGAAGGGTTTCTGCCAAAGGAAATCGGCTCGCTAACAAGATTGTCTGAGTTAGTTGCTACTACAAACCAACTATCAGGTACGGTACCTGATTCCATCTACAACATCTCTACGATGACTAACTTTTTACTAGGAGGCAATTTCTTTCATGGAAGCATTCCAACCTACATTGGTCTCACTTTCAAAAATCTGCAAACACTGTCTCTTGGGAAAAACAATTTCTTTGGTCGTATTCCAGTTTCGATCACCAATATTTCTGGGCTCAATGCACTTGATCTTTCAGACAATAAATTTGAAGGACAAGTTCCAATTAATATTGGAGATCTATCGAATCTTCAATTCTTCAATCTTGGAGGGAATATCTTGGGAAGTAATTCCACGAGGGatttgattttcatttcatcATTAACAAATAACAGTAATCTAAGGACTTTTGCCATTGACGGTAATAATTTTGGAGGCACAATACCTAAGGTCCTGACAAACCTTTCATATCAACTCACTGGATTAGGCATGGGGGCAAATCAATTATCAGGAACTATCCCTGAAGGATTTGGAAATTTCTTCAATCTGTATGCTTTTGATATGTCATCCAACCATCTTTCAGGTGAAATCCCAAGTGATTTCAGTAAATTTAAGAACTTGCAATTTTTGGGTCTAAATCAAAATAGGTTGTCAGGGGAAATATTGTATAACCTGTGCAATGTAACCACTCTATTCCATCTGGATTTATCAAGTAACCTGTTTGAAGGCCACAATATAGTTGGAAATATCCTTATGAACTGTCAAAACTTGCAAGAGCTGGACATATCTCAAAATAAACTCAGTGGTGTTATACCACCACTTTTTTTTGAGATGCACGCCTCACTAGTATATATAAACATGGGGAATAACACATTCAATGGATCTCTACCTCTTGAAGTAGGGAAGCTGATCCACTTGGTTGTTTTCAACATTTCCTACAATATGTTTTCTGGGGAAATACCTACCTCACTTGCTGATTGCTTAGACTTGGAGCATCTCCGTATGGAAGCCAACTTTTTCCATGGAATGATACCATCCAAATTGCCTTCTTTAACGGGCATCCAAGAAATAGATCTGTCAAGTAACAGCCTGACTGGACAAATACCAAGAGACCTAGGAAAACTTCAATCACTGAAGTACCTGAATCTGTCCTATAATGACCTTGTAGGCGAGATTCCCACTTCTGGAATTTTTGCAAATGCAAGCCAGGTAACGTTGATTGGCAACCACAAACTTTGCGGAGGCATTCCCGAATTAGCTTTACCAACTTGCCCCATGATCAAGCCAAAGAACAATAAGAAGTCTAAGGTCATTGTAGTGTTGTCAACGGTTCTACCAGTAATGGTTTTGGCTATTGGTACAATTTTTCTGTATTACGCGGTACACCAGAGAAGAGATAGAAGGAAGAAAGATTCATCTACCATGCACACGGGAGGTGAAAAGCTCTTAAGAGTTTCTTATTTTGAGCTCAAGCATGCAACTGCAGAATTTTCTGCTGATAACTTAGTTGGATCAGGAAGTTTTGGCGTTGTTTACAAAGGCAGGCTAGATCAACATGCAAACAGGGTCGTTGCTGTTAAAGTTCTTGACGTCCAAAGAAATGGGGCTTCCAAAAGCTTTAAGGCTGAGTGTAGAGTATTAAGGAACATTCGCCATAGAAATCTAGTTTCAATCTTGACTTACTGCTCCAGCATAGATTCCAAGGGTCACGAATTCAAGGCTGTAGTGTACGAATTCATGGAAAATGGAAGCCTTGACATGTGGTTGCATCCAGAGTCTGCTGAAAGAATGAAATCAAGAAATCTAAACTTTCATCAAAGGTTAAGTATTGCATTGGAGGTGGCTTCTGCCTTGGATTATCTTCACAACCACTCTGAGGTAGCAATTGTTCATTGTGACCTTAAACCAAGCAACATTCTTCTGGACAAGGACCTTGTTGCTCATGTGGGCGATTTTGGATTAGCAAGGCTTCTACCTAGAAACACTGTAAGTTCTTCCCAAGAGGGAACTAGCAGTTCTGTTGTACTAAAAGGAACCATTGGGTATGCAGCTCCAG AGTATGGGTTGGGGCTGgaggcatcaactcaaggggaTGTATACAGTTATGGCATGCTTTTGCTAGAGATGTTCACGGGAAGGAGACCAACGGATGCTGCATTTGTCGATGACTTGGACTTGCATAACTGTGTTAAGATGGCTTTGCCTGAACAAGTTTGGAAGATCGTGGACCCTTCACTCCTTCCGGAAGAAGTAGAACAAAACAGACAAGTATATCAGGTTGATGCAGAGGATGAGGATGTACGTTTGTCAGGTGATATAAACAAGGTGCAAAAATGCCTTGTTTCGATCTTTCAAGTTGGACTGGgatgttcccaaaaatcatccaaagaTCGCACggacatgaaacaagtcacaaGAGAATTACATCTCATCAGAGATGCCTTTCAAAGATGTTAA
- the LOC113780714 gene encoding putative receptor-like protein kinase At3g47110 codes for MQLALVFTNLEGNLPLQMGFLTSLSKLGVGTNNLSGEIPLSIYNISALVILSLTNNDFYGTLPTNIDLLLPNLQYLWLGGNEFSGKIPISITNISGLISLDLPVNNLSGEVPTSIGDLPFLETVNLEWNLLDSNSVGDWDFLASFTNSSNTMSLEGNHNNFVGKIPKVMANLSYQLTKLGIAGNQLSGTIPIGLGNLVNLYSLDMSTNSLSGPIPGDFGNLYNLQYLSLGENKFSGEILSTLSNITTLSDVYLSNNKFEGNISGNLEKSKSLQFLDVSNNDLGGIMNPQFFSIHLSLIYLDSAHNSLSGPLPLEVGRLNHLEVFNVSYNKFSGQFYS; via the coding sequence ATGCAGCTTGCTCTCGTGTTTACGAATTTGGAGGGCAATCTGCCCCTGCAGATGGGCTTTTTAACCAGCTTATCTAAATTAGGAGTTGGAACAAATAACCTGTCTGGTGAGATCCCTCTCTCTATCTACAACATTTCAGCTCTTGTTATCCTTTCACTAACAAATAATGACTTCTATGGAACTCTTCCAACCAACATTGATCTCCTTTTACCAAATCTGCAGTATTTGTGGTTGGGTGGAAATGAATTCTCTGGCAAAATTCCAATTTCAATCACGAATATTTCTGGGCTTATCTCACTTGATCTTCCGGTCAATAACTTAAGCGGGGAAGTTCCAACCAGTATAGGAGATCTGCCATTCCTGGAAACTGTAAACCTCGAATGGAATCTCTTAGATAGTAATTCGGTGGGAGACTGGGATTTTCTTGCATCATTCACAAACAGCAGCAACACAATGTCTCTTGAAGGGAACCATAATAACTTTGTAGGCAAAATACCTAAAGTCATGGCAAACCTATCCTATCAACTTACTAAATTAGGTATCGCAGGAAATCAGTTATCAGGAACTATCCCAATAGGACTTGGAAATCTTGTCAATTTGTATTCCTTGGACATGTCAACTAACTCTCTTTCAGGTCCAATTCCAGGTGATTTTGGCAATCTTTACAACTTACAATATTTGAGCCTAGGAgaaaacaagttttcaggagaGATATTATCCACTCTAAGTAACATTACAACTCTTTCTGATGTATACCTGTCAAACAACAAGTTTGAAGGCAATATATCCGGGAATCTAGAGAAGAGTAAGAGTTTGCAATTCCTGGATGTATCTAATAATGACCTAGGTGGCATCATGAACCCACAATTTTTCAGCATTCACTTGTCACTAATATATCTGGACTCGGCACATAATTCACTGAGTGGGCCTCTGCCTCTCGAAGTAGGAAGGTTGAACCACTTGGAAGTATTCAATGTTTCATACAACAAATTTTCAGGACAATtttactcttaa
- the LOC113780713 gene encoding LRR receptor-like serine/threonine-protein kinase EFR, with translation MEFPITKLRFRSSTLANIFLFLSVAMNFSVSHVSASKKFQNETDRLALLEFKNQIYDDPFGVLNSWNHSQHHCQWEGVTCSTRHHRVIALILRHKQLSGTISPHVGNLSFMRFMELGGNQFHGGIPQDFGHLFRLRVLNLSGSALGGKIPANLSYCSELITISLRGNKLEGKFPIDQLSNMKKLENLNLLSNNLTGQIPSSIGNLSSLIRIGLDFNNLEGNLPMEMGLLKRLVLLGVAGNKLSGIIPASIFNNSAITIISASDNSFHGNLPTNIGLILPNLNALGVGKNKFYGNFPTSITNASGLEETWILLHH, from the exons ATGGAATTTCCAATTACCAAGTTGCGATTTCGCTCATCGACATTAGCGAAcatttttctcttcctctcAGTTGCCATGAACTTTTCAGTAAGCCATGTTTCAGCttccaaaaaatttcaaaatgagactGATCGTCTGGCTCTGCTTGAATTCAAGAATCAGATATATGATGATCCGTTTGGAGTGCTGAATTCCTGGAACCATTCTCAACACCATTGCCAGTGGGAAGGAGTCACCTGTAGTACTCGACATCACAGGGTCATAGCCTTGATTCTAAGGCATAAGCAGTTGTCTGGAACCATATCTCCTCATGTCGGAAATCTAAGCTTCATGAGGTTCATGGAACTTGGGGGGAATCAATTCCATGGTGGGATTCCCCAAGATTTTGGTCACCTCTTCAGGCTAAGAGTTTTGAACCTGTCAGGAAGCGCACTCGGTGGAAAAATCCCAGCAAACCTGAGCTACTGCTCAGAGTTGATAACAATTAGCCTGAGGGGGAATAAGCTGGAAGGGAAATTTCCCATTGATCAGCTAAGCAATATGAAGAAGCTTGAAAATTTAAATCTTTTGTCAAACAATTTGACGGGACAGATTCCCTCTTCCATTGGGAACTTATCATCATTGATCCGAATCGGTCTCGACTTCAACAATCTGGAGGGAAATTTGCCCATGGAGATGGGGCTCTTGAAAAGGTTGGTTCTATTAGGAGTCGCTGGAAATAAACTATCTGGTATAATCCCTGCCTCTATCTTCAATAATTCAGCTATTACGATCATTTCAGCATCCGACAATTCCTTTCATGGCAATCTTCCAACCAACATAGGCCTCATCCTGCCAAATCTGAATGCATTAGGTGTTGGGAAAAACAAGTTCTATGGTAACTTTCCAACTTCAATCACAAATGCTTCCGGGCTCGAG GAGACTTGGATTTTATTGCATCACTGA
- the LOC113781299 gene encoding uncharacterized protein LOC113781299, with amino-acid sequence MGPAQLTICTTPVAVALSAFVVVLPENSHLISKRIALGQIVVVYVLAFINGPKTDPILHPIHVLASTAIGAVACVLASLLPYPSLACYEVKKKFKLYTKNASERVGVLMKAFSAQDETSAQALILQSKSLARTGTKLLRSIKSKQESMLWGRVPVKFLKPYCTNPGQILQEIETPLRGMEIALSNGSVPFPERKYDLAGIEELISRHIKSMPLTVPEANAENIAESLQTLRTVPTNHRQLPSIFFLFCLKLLQAKLATTSAISSIKEGSTDPGKQEKWFFIKIWRSLSININKSRLMPAFKCSLSLGLAVFFGSLYSKENGFWAGLPVAISLASAREPAFKVANVKAQGTVLGMVYGVFGCFIFGKYVPIQLLSLLPWFIFCSFLRRSHMYGQAGGISAVIGAVLLLGRKDFGPPSEFAIARITETFIGISCSIVVELVLQPTRAFALAKVQLSKNFEVMRNSIGAISLTASEANLEESLKKLKLQVNELGKFIGEAEVEPNFWFLPFYSACYSKLSVSLSEMVEFLHFITHAIQFLHQESGRMDTNLWKESMSKINADLKIFKEIVDSSIKCFEEVSLVKSLVLLDKEMKRKNISLDLESGKSPKIPSMMKLPGSEEEVTIEKTLTYYLQHCNEFLEAIHADKGEKELKSRIALILSCIGFCMSGLVRETREIEKAIKELVQWENPSSLVNLHDISSKIHALAAAVDTMPTQVGPVGNNGSLSHKRLCVRIPLPM; translated from the exons ATGGGGCCAGCCCAGCTAACCATTTGCACCACCCCCGTTGCGGTGGCGCTTAGCGCATTTGTGGTGGTGCTGCCTGAAAACAGCCACCTGATATCAAAGCGTATAGCACTCGGCCAGATTGTTGTTGTCTACGTATTAGCTTTCATCAATGGTCCCAAAACTGACCCTATTTTGCACCCCATCCACGTCTTAGCCAGTACGGCTATTGGAGCCGTGGCTTGTGTTTTGGCCTCGTTGCTTCCTTACCCAAGCTTGGCATGTTACGAG GTAAAGAAGAAATTCAAGCTTTACACTAAGAATGCTTCGGAGAGGGTAGGGGTCCTTATGAAGGCGTTCTCTGCACAAGACGAAACATCAGCACAAGCACTGATTTTGCAATCCAAGTCCTTGGCTCGCACGGGAACCAAATTACTTAGGAGCATCAAATCCAAGCAG GAAAGTATGCTATGGGGAAGGGTTCCagtcaaatttttgaaaccttacTGCACGAATCCAGGACAGATATTGCAAGAAATTGAGACACCTTTAAGAGGGATGGAAATTGCTTTGTCCAATGGTTCCGTACCATTTCCAGAGCGCAAATATGATCTAGCAGGAATTGAGGAGCTTATTTCGCGTCATATTAAAAGCATGCCCCTTACTGTCCCCGAAGCAAATGCAGAAAACATTGCTGAGTCCCTCCAAACTCTTCGAACCGTCCCAACAAACCATAGACAATTACCCtctattttcttccttttttgctTGAAGCTGCTACAAGCAAAACTAGCTACCACCTCAGCAATCAGTTCTATCAAAGAAGGATCAACTGATCCAGGAAAACAGGAGAAATGGTTCTTCATAAAGATATGGAGAAGCTTATCCATCAACATCAACAAAAGCAGGCTTATGCCAGCTTTCAAATGCTCACTTTCATTAGGCCTAGCTGTGTTCTTTGGATCATTATACAGCAAGGAAAACGGATTTTGGGCGGGATTGCCAGTTGCCATAAGCCTTGCATCAGCCAGAGAACCAGCATTTAAAGTTGCAAATGTTAAGGCTCAGGGGACAGTATTAGGAATGGTTTATGGCGTATTCGGTTgctttatttttggaaaatatgTTCCAATACAGCTTCTATCCCTTCTTCCATGGTTCATTTTCTGTAGCTTTTTACGGCGCAGCCATATGTATGGCCAGGCGGGAGGAATTTCAGCAGTTATAGGGGCAGTACTATTATTAGGAAGGAAAGATTTTGGTCCCCCAAGTGAATTTGCAATAGCAAGAATCACAGAAACTTTCATTGGAATATCTTGTTCAATCGTGGTAGAACTTGTTTTACAGCCCACAAGAGCTTTTGCTCTAGCGAAAGTTCAGCTCTCCAAGAATTTTGAAGTGATGCGAAATTCTATTGGTGCGATTAGTCTCACTGCCAGCGAGGCCAACTTGGAGGAAAGCCTGAAAAAGCTTAAACTCCAAGTGAATGAACTAGGAAAATTCATTGGTGAAGCTGAGGTGGAACCCAATTTTTGGTTTTTGCCTTTTTACAGTGCTTGTTACAGTAAGCTCTCCGTGTCCTTGTCAGAGATGGTGGAGTTCCTACATTTCATCACTCATGCAATTCAATTTCTCCATCAAGAATCAGGAAGAATGGACACCAATTTGTGGAAGGAAAGTATGAGCAAGATAAATGCTGATCTCAAGATTTTCAAGGAAATAGTTGACTCTTCAATAAAGTGTTTTGAGGAGGTCAGTCTGGTAAAATCACTCGTGTTATTGGACAaagagatgaaaaggaaaaacattTCCCTTGATCTTGAATCGGGtaaatcaccaaaaatcccTTCTATGATGAAATTACCAGGTTCAGAAGAAGAAGTGACCATTGAGAAAACTCTAACCTATTATCTTCAGCATTGCAACGAATTTCTTGAGGCTATTCACGCTGATAAAGGTGAGAAGGAGCTCAAGAGCCGCATTGCATTGATTTTGAGCTGTATTGGTTTCTGCATGAGCGGCCTTGTAAGGGAGACCAGAGAGATTGAGAAGGCTATTAAAGAACTTGTGCAGTGGGAGAACCCGTCAAGCCTTGTGAATTTGCATGACATTTCTAGCAAGATACATGCTTTAGCAGCAGCAGTAGATACCATGCCAACGCAAGTTGGACCAGTTGGCAATAACGGGTCACTTTCTCACAAAAGATTATGTGTTCGAATTCCGCTACCGATGTGA
- the LOC113781267 gene encoding putative receptor-like protein kinase At3g47110 isoform X1, which produces MYLKFGENSFIGSLPPEVGKLIHLVDFNVSHNQVSGDIPMSLADCSNLENLSMQANFFQGTIPPNLASLKSIQQIDLSSNNLTGSIPKELEKLRFLRYLNLSYNDIEGEIPNRGIFINASQISLVGNNKLCGGIPELEFPPCPVIRGKNRGKLKVIILLSILLPATLLVLGTVLLYFCVCQKGERKMAAGFSSMPTRVDKLLRISYHELHRATSGFSPENLIGSGNFGAVYKGRLEKHGNKLVAVKVLDLQKNGASKSFKAECKTLRSIRHRNLVSIMSYCSSIDSKGDEFKALVYEFMENGNLDLWLHPETADQATSSRSLGLSQKLNIAIDVASALQYLHNHCEAEIVHCDLKPSNILLDNDLVAHVGDFGLARLLPKPINISSEQGTSSTIAMKGTIGYAAPEYGMGVAASTLGDVYSYGILLLEMITRKRPTDDMFMDELDLHNFVNRALPGHAYEIVDPLLLSKAGDENKRMTPGRDETDGGREMDCVISLLKIGLKCSEKSPNDRMHMNEEVGKLHHIKDVFLGVRAYQKNLEA; this is translated from the exons ATGTACTTGAAATTTGGTGAAAATTCGTTTATTGGTTCTCTGCCTCCTGAAGTTGGAAAGCTTATACACTTGGTGGATTTCAATGTTTCCCACAACCAAGTTTCCGGAGATATACCCATGTCACTTGCTGATTGTTCAAATCTGGAGAATCTTTCCATGCAAGCCAATTTTTTCCAAGGAACAATTCCACCAAATTTGGCTTCTTTGAAGAGCATCCAGCAAATAGacctttcaagtaataacttgACTGGATCAATACCAAAAGAACTTGAGAAGCTTCGATTTTTGAGGTACTTAAACCTTTCCTACAACGACATCGAGGGAGAGATACCAAACAGAGGGATTTTCATCAATGCAAGTCAAATATCATTGGTTGGCAACAACAAACTCTGTGGAGGCATTCCAGAATTGGAGTTCCCACCTTGCCCGGTTATCAGAGGGAAAAACAGAGGAAAGCTGAAGGTTATCATATTGCTGTCTATTCTATTACCGGCAACGCTTCTGGTTCTTGGTACAGTGTTGTTATATTTCTGCGTTTgtcaaaaaggagaaagaaaaatggcagCCGGATTCTCTAGCATGCCCACAAGAGTCGATAAGCTCTTGCGAATTTCTTACCATGAACTTCATCGTGCAACTTCAGGATTTTCTCCAGAAAACTTGATTGGTTCAGGAAATTTTGGAGCTGTCTACAAAGGAAGGCTAGAAAAACATGGCAACAAGCTTGTAGCAGTCAAAGTTCTTGATCTTCAAAAGAATGGGGCTTCCAAAAGTTTTAAAGCCGAGTGCAAAACATTGAGAAGTATTCGCCATAGAAACCTCGTCTCTATCATGAGTTATTGCTCCAGTATTGATTCCAAGGGCGATGAATTCAAAGCTCTAGTCTATGAGTTTATGGAAAATGGAAATCTTGACCTGTGGCTGCATCCTGAGACAGCTGATCAAGCAACAAGCTCAAGAAGCCTTGGTCTTTCTCAGAAGCTGAATATTGCAATTGATGTGGCTTCAGCATTGCAGTATCTTCACAACCATTGTGAAGCAGAGATTGTTCATTGTGATCTAAAACCAAGTAACATTCTTCTTGACAATGATCTTGTTGCACATGTGGGTGATTTTGGATTGGCAAGGCTTCTCCCAAAACCCATCAACATATCTTCCGAGCAAGGAACCAGCAGTACTATTGCTATGAAAGGAACAATCGGTTACGCAGCCCCAG aGTATGGAATGGGTGTTGCGGCATCAACTCTGGGGGATGTCTACAGCTATGGAATTCTTTTGCTAGAGATGATCACAAGGAAAAGACCAACAGATGATATGTTCATGGATGAGCTTGATCTACATAATTTTGTTAATAGAGCCTTGCCTGGACACGCTTATGAGATCGTGGACCCTTTGCTTCTGTCTAAAGCAGGTgatgaaaacaaaagaatgacTCCTGGAAGGGATGAAACTGATGGTGGAAGGGAGATGGATTGTGTTATTTCCCTGTTGAAAATCGGGCTCAAATGCTCAGAGAAATCGCCAAATGATCGGATGCACATGAATGAAGAAGTCGGAAAATTGCATCATATTAAGGATGTTTTTCTTGGTGTCAGGGCATATCAAAAAAATCTTGAAGCTTAA
- the LOC113781267 gene encoding putative receptor-like protein kinase At3g47110 isoform X2, protein MYLKFGENSFIGSLPPEVGKLIHLVDFNVSHNQVSGDIPMSLADCSNLENLSMQANFFQGTIPPNLASLKSIQQIDLSSNNLTGSIPKELEKLRFLRYLNLSYNDIEGEIPNRGIFINASQISLVGNNKLCGGIPELEFPPCPVIRGKNRGKLKVIILLSILLPATLLVLGTVLLYFCVCQKGERKMAAGFSSMPTRVDKLLRISYHELHRATSGFSPENLIGSGNFGAVYKGRLEKHGNKLVAVKVLDLQKNGASKSFKAECKTLRSIRHRNLVSIMSYCSSIDSKGDEFKALVYEFMENGNLDLWLHPETADQATSSRSLGLSQKLNIAIDVASALQYLHNHCEAEIVHCDLKPSNILLDNDLVAHVGDFGLARLLPKPINISSEQGTSSTIAMKGTIEYGMGVAASTLGDVYSYGILLLEMITRKRPTDDMFMDELDLHNFVNRALPGHAYEIVDPLLLSKAGDENKRMTPGRDETDGGREMDCVISLLKIGLKCSEKSPNDRMHMNEEVGKLHHIKDVFLGVRAYQKNLEA, encoded by the exons ATGTACTTGAAATTTGGTGAAAATTCGTTTATTGGTTCTCTGCCTCCTGAAGTTGGAAAGCTTATACACTTGGTGGATTTCAATGTTTCCCACAACCAAGTTTCCGGAGATATACCCATGTCACTTGCTGATTGTTCAAATCTGGAGAATCTTTCCATGCAAGCCAATTTTTTCCAAGGAACAATTCCACCAAATTTGGCTTCTTTGAAGAGCATCCAGCAAATAGacctttcaagtaataacttgACTGGATCAATACCAAAAGAACTTGAGAAGCTTCGATTTTTGAGGTACTTAAACCTTTCCTACAACGACATCGAGGGAGAGATACCAAACAGAGGGATTTTCATCAATGCAAGTCAAATATCATTGGTTGGCAACAACAAACTCTGTGGAGGCATTCCAGAATTGGAGTTCCCACCTTGCCCGGTTATCAGAGGGAAAAACAGAGGAAAGCTGAAGGTTATCATATTGCTGTCTATTCTATTACCGGCAACGCTTCTGGTTCTTGGTACAGTGTTGTTATATTTCTGCGTTTgtcaaaaaggagaaagaaaaatggcagCCGGATTCTCTAGCATGCCCACAAGAGTCGATAAGCTCTTGCGAATTTCTTACCATGAACTTCATCGTGCAACTTCAGGATTTTCTCCAGAAAACTTGATTGGTTCAGGAAATTTTGGAGCTGTCTACAAAGGAAGGCTAGAAAAACATGGCAACAAGCTTGTAGCAGTCAAAGTTCTTGATCTTCAAAAGAATGGGGCTTCCAAAAGTTTTAAAGCCGAGTGCAAAACATTGAGAAGTATTCGCCATAGAAACCTCGTCTCTATCATGAGTTATTGCTCCAGTATTGATTCCAAGGGCGATGAATTCAAAGCTCTAGTCTATGAGTTTATGGAAAATGGAAATCTTGACCTGTGGCTGCATCCTGAGACAGCTGATCAAGCAACAAGCTCAAGAAGCCTTGGTCTTTCTCAGAAGCTGAATATTGCAATTGATGTGGCTTCAGCATTGCAGTATCTTCACAACCATTGTGAAGCAGAGATTGTTCATTGTGATCTAAAACCAAGTAACATTCTTCTTGACAATGATCTTGTTGCACATGTGGGTGATTTTGGATTGGCAAGGCTTCTCCCAAAACCCATCAACATATCTTCCGAGCAAGGAACCAGCAGTACTATTGCTATGAAAGGAACAATCG aGTATGGAATGGGTGTTGCGGCATCAACTCTGGGGGATGTCTACAGCTATGGAATTCTTTTGCTAGAGATGATCACAAGGAAAAGACCAACAGATGATATGTTCATGGATGAGCTTGATCTACATAATTTTGTTAATAGAGCCTTGCCTGGACACGCTTATGAGATCGTGGACCCTTTGCTTCTGTCTAAAGCAGGTgatgaaaacaaaagaatgacTCCTGGAAGGGATGAAACTGATGGTGGAAGGGAGATGGATTGTGTTATTTCCCTGTTGAAAATCGGGCTCAAATGCTCAGAGAAATCGCCAAATGATCGGATGCACATGAATGAAGAAGTCGGAAAATTGCATCATATTAAGGATGTTTTTCTTGGTGTCAGGGCATATCAAAAAAATCTTGAAGCTTAA